In Oryzias latipes chromosome 15, ASM223467v1, the following proteins share a genomic window:
- the thbs2 gene encoding thrombospondin-2 isoform X1 → MKLWRHLFLFLSVFHQAASQDEEQLDETSFDLFEISHITRKTLGAKQFRGQNLDAPAYRFIRFDFLPPVDPPILKQILEQIQNNEGFVFVASMRQDHTSRGTLVALEGPGGRRQFEIISNGPANTLDLVYWVDGSQNVVSFEDVDLSDSQWKNITLHIHGENANLFVGCNLLDSFVLDEPFYEHLRAEGSRMYVAKGSNRENHFRGLLQSVRFIFDTPVESILQNRGCEVIKQDDPNTVRESTEVIDVRPSITTNIIGQKTDDLGSDMCERSCEELSTMFHELKGLRVVVSNLIDGLQKVTEENTVMKEALGRMKETKEKNMCWQDGRLFEDKEDWVVDSCTKCTCQESKIVCHQITCPPVACASPSFVDGECCPVCMPKDSEDGWSPWSEWTECTVTCGIGTQQRGRSCDATSNPCSGPSIQTRKCSLGKCDSRVRQDGGWSLWSPWSSCSVTCGEGQITRIRHCNAPVPQLGGTDCEGSGRETQNCTATPCPIDGGWGPWSPWASCSATCGGGIKSRTRECNSPQPQHGGKKCLGEASDSDSCNKKDCPIDGCLSNPCFGGVDCSSSPDGSWECGPCPAGFRGNGTHCEDINECDMVSDVCYKVSGTQRCVNTNPGFHCLPCPKRYKGTQPFGMGVESAKRNKQVCEPENPCKDKTHSCHKFAECIYISHFSDPMYKCECRTGYAGDGFICGEDSDLDGWPNQNLVCGANTTYNCQKDNCPDLPNSGQEDFDRDGQGDACDKDDDNDGILDERDNCALLYNPRQFDFDKDEVGDRCDNCPYEHNPAQIDTDHNGEGDACAVDIDGDDIHNDNDNCPYVYNTDQKDTDMDGVGDQCDNCPLLHNPDQSDIDNDLVGDQCDNNQDIDEDGHQNNLDNCPYVANANQADHDKDGKGDACDYDDDNDGVPDDKDNCRLTPNADQVDSDGDGRGDACKDDFDNDSIPDILDVCPENNAISVTDFRKFQMVHLDPKGTTQIDPNWVVRHQGKELVQTANSDPGIAVGFDEFNAVDFSGTMYVNTDRDDDYAGFVFGYQSSGRFYVVMWKQITQTYWEYKPSKAFGISGVSLKVVNSTTGTGENLRNALWHTGNTQGQVRTLWHDPKNIGWKDYTAYRWHLIHRPKTGFIRVVVYEGKQIMADSGPIYDKTFAGGRLGLFVFSQELVFFSDLKYECRDKPEYRTVILKTTEPGWEDNSKRAKEKTPLQ, encoded by the exons atgaaactGTGGAGACATCTCTTCttgtttttatctgtgtttCATCAAGCAGCATCTCAAG ATGAAGAGCAGTTGGACGAGACATCATTTGACTTGTTTGAAATCAGTCATATCACACGGAAGACTCTGGGTGCCAAACAATTTCGGGGCCAAAATTTAGATGCCCCTGCCTACCGCTTCATCCGCTTTGACTTTCTGCCTCCAGTAGATCCCCCAATACTCAAACAAATACTGGAACAGATCCAGAACAATGAGGGCTTTGTCTTTGTGGCCAGTATGCGGCAGGATCACACCTCACGCGGCACTCTGGTGGCTCTGGAGGGTCCTGGTGGCAGGCGACAATTTGAGATCATATCCAATGGACCGGCCAACACTCTGGATCTAGTGTACTGGGTCGATGGCTCACAAAACGTGGTCTCATTCGAGGATGTGGACCTATCTGACTCTCAGTGGAAAAATATCACACTTCATATTCACGGGGAGAACGCAAACCTTTTTGTGGGCTGCAACCTGTTAGACAGCTTTGTCCTGGATGAGCCGTTCTATGAGCACCTGCGGGCTGAAGGGAGTCGCATGTATGTCGCAAAAGGATCCAACCGAGAAAACCACTTCAGG GGCCTTCTTCAAAGTGTGCGTTTCATCTTTGACACGCCGGTGGAAAGCATTCTCCAAAACAGAGGCTGTGAGGTCATAAAGCAAG ATGATCCTAACACTGTGAGAGAGAGCACAGAAGTGATAGACGTAAGGCCCTCCATCACCACCAACATCATAGGTCAGAAGACGGATGACCTTGGCTCAGATATGTGTGAACGCTCCTGTGAGGAACTTAGCACCATGTTCCACGAGCTCAAAGGACTGCGTGTTGTCGTCAGTAACCTCATCGACGGTTTGCAAAAAGTG ACAGAGGAGAACACAGTCATGAAGGAGGCCCTTGGGAGAATGAAAGAGACTAAGGAGAAAAACATGTGCTGGCAGGATGGTCGCCTGTTTGAAGATAAGGAAGACTGGGTTGTAGACAGCTGCACTAAATGTACCTGCCAG GAGTCCAAGATTGTGTGTCATCAAATAACATGTCCTCCAGTGGCCTGTGCAAGCCCGTCATTTGTTGATGGTGAATGCTGTCCTGTGTGCATGC CAAAGGATAGTGAAGATGGTTGGTCCCCCTGGTCTGAGTGGACAGAGTGCACAGTCACCTGTGGGATAGGAACTCAACAGAGGGGTCGGTCATGTGACGCTACCAGCAACCCCTGCAGTGGGCCTTCCATCCAGACTCGGAAGTGCAGCCTGGGCAAATGTGATAGTCGCG TTCGCCAAGACGGAGGGTGGAGTTTGTGGTCACCATGGTCGTCTTGCTCCGTGACGTGTGGGGAGGGACAAATCACCAGGATACGCCACTGCAATGCTCCTGTGCCACAGCTGGGGGGCACAGACTGTGAGGGCAGTGGAAGGGAGACTCAGAACTGCACTGCCACGCCATGTCCGA TTGATGGCGGATGGGGGCCGTGGTCTCCATGGGCTAGCTGTTCTGCAACCTGTGGAGGGGGCATAAAAAGTCGGACGCGCGAGTGCAACAGCCCTCAACCTCAGCACGGTGGCAAGAAGTGTCTTGGGGAAGCAAGTGACAGTGACAGTTGTAACAAGAAAGACTGTCCTATTG ATGGCTGCCTCTCTAACCCCTGTTTTGGTGGAGTGGACTGCAGCAGCTCTCCAGACGGCTCTTGGGAGTGTGGTCCATGCCCGGCTGGTTTTCGTGGAAATGGTACCCATTGTGAGGACATTAATGAG tGTGACATGGTGTCTGATGTTTGCTACAAAGTCAGTGGAACACAGCGCTGCGTCAACACAAATCCAGGTTTCCACTGCCTGCCCTGTCCAAAGCGATACAAGGGGACCCAGCCTTTCGGCATGGGTGTGGAATCGGCCAAGAGAAACAAACAA GTTTGTGAGCCAGAGAACCCATGCAAAGACAAAACTCACAGCTGTCACAAATTCGCCGAATGCATTTACATCAGCCATTTCAGTGACCCGATGTACAAGTGCGAGTGTCGAACTGGTTATGCCGGGGACGGCTTCATTTGCGGCGAAGACTCAGACTTGGATGGATGGCCCAATCAGAACCTTGTATGTGGAGCCAATACCACCTATAACTGCCAGAAG gataACTGTCCTGATTTACCAAATTCTGGACAAGAAGACTTTGACAGAGATGGTCAAGGAGATGCTTGTGATAAGGATGATGACAATGATGGAATCCTGGATGAAAGG GACAACTGCGCCCTTCTCTACAATCCACGTCAGTTTGACTTTGACAAAGATGAAGTGGGTGACCGCTGTGATAACTGTCCCTATGAACACAATCCGGCACAGATCGATACAGACCATAATGGAGAAGGAGACGCCTGTGCAGTGGACATTGATGGAGATG aTATTCATAATGACAATGACAACTGCCCCTATGTTTACAACACTGACCAGAAGGACACAGATATGGATGGAGTTGGTGACCAGTGTGACAACTGCCCATTGCTTCATAACCCTGACCAG TCAGACATAGACAATGACCTGGTTGGAGATCAGTGTGACAATAATCAGGACATTGATGAAGATGGCCACCAAAACAACTTGGATAACTGTCCATATGTGGCCAATGCCAACCAGGCTGACCATGACAAGGATGGCAAAGGAGACGCATGTGACTATGATGATGATAACGACGGGGTACCTGACGACAAAGATAATTGCAGACTTACACCCAACGCAGACCAGGTGGATTCTGATG GTGATGGAAGAGGGGATGCCTGCAAAGACGACTTTGACAACGACAGCATCCCAGATATCCTTGATGTTTGTCCGGAGAACAATGCCATCAGTGTGACAGATTTTAGGAAGTTCCAGATGGTCCACTTGGATCCAAAGGGAACCACTCAAATTGATCCCAACTGGGTGGTAAGACACCAAGGCAAAGAACTAGTTCAGACTGCCAACTCTGATCCAGGAATTGCAGTAG GTTTTGATGAATTCAACGCCGTGGACTTCAGTGGAACAATGTATGTAAACACAGACAGAGATGATGACTATGCTGGCTTTGTGTTCGGATACCAGTCGAGTGGGCGTTTCTATGTGGTGATGTGGAAGCAGATCACCCAGACCTACTGGGAGTACAAGCCATCCAAAGCTTTTGGCATCTCAGGTGTTTCGCTTAAGGTTGTCAACTCAACCACAGGCACTGGAGAAAACCTAAGAAATGCTTTATGGCACACAGGCAACACTCAAGGACAG GTGCGCACTCTGTGGCATGACCCAAAAAACATTGGTTGGAAGGATTACACAGCATACAGGTGGCATCTCATCCACAGACCAAAGACTGGTTTTATAAG GGTAGTGGTCTATGAGGGAAAACAGATCATGGCCGACTCGGGACCCATTTACGATAAGACATTTGCAGGAGGGAGGTTAGGCTTGTTTGTCTTTTCGCAGGAGCTGGTTTTCTTTTCCGACCTCAAATATGAATGCAGAG ATAAGCCGGAGTACCGTACAGTGATTCTCAAG ACAACTGAACCAGGTTGGGAAGACAATTCAAAAAGGGCGAAAGAGAAGACTCCTTTGCAGTAA
- the thbs2 gene encoding thrombospondin-2 isoform X2 — MKLWRHLFLFLSVFHQAASQDEEQLDETSFDLFEISHITRKTLGAKQFRGQNLDAPAYRFIRFDFLPPVDPPILKQILEQIQNNEGFVFVASMRQDHTSRGTLVALEGPGGRRQFEIISNGPANTLDLVYWVDGSQNVVSFEDVDLSDSQWKNITLHIHGENANLFVGCNLLDSFVLDEPFYEHLRAEGSRMYVAKGSNRENHFRGLLQSVRFIFDTPVESILQNRGCEVIKQDDPNTVRESTEVIDVRPSITTNIIGQKTDDLGSDMCERSCEELSTMFHELKGLRVVVSNLIDGLQKVTEENTVMKEALGRMKETKEKNMCWQDGRLFEDKEDWVVDSCTKCTCQESKIVCHQITCPPVACASPSFVDGECCPVCMPKDSEDGWSPWSEWTECTVTCGIGTQQRGRSCDATSNPCSGPSIQTRKCSLGKCDSRVRQDGGWSLWSPWSSCSVTCGEGQITRIRHCNAPVPQLGGTDCEGSGRETQNCTATPCPIDGGWGPWSPWASCSATCGGGIKSRTRECNSPQPQHGGKKCLGEASDSDSCNKKDCPIDGCLSNPCFGGVDCSSSPDGSWECGPCPAGFRGNGTHCEDINECDMVSDVCYKVSGTQRCVNTNPGFHCLPCPKRYKGTQPFGMGVESAKRNKQVCEPENPCKDKTHSCHKFAECIYISHFSDPMYKCECRTGYAGDGFICGEDSDLDGWPNQNLVCGANTTYNCQKDNCPDLPNSGQEDFDRDGQGDACDKDDDNDGILDERDNCALLYNPRQFDFDKDEVGDRCDNCPYEHNPAQIDTDHNGEGDACAVDIDGDDIHNDNDNCPYVYNTDQKDTDMDGVGDQCDNCPLLHNPDQSDIDNDLVGDQCDNNQDIDEDGHQNNLDNCPYVANANQADHDKDGKGDACDYDDDNDGVPDDKDNCRLTPNADQVDSDGDGRGDACKDDFDNDSIPDILDVCPENNAISVTDFRKFQMVHLDPKGTTQIDPNWVVRHQGKELVQTANSDPGIAVGFDEFNAVDFSGTMYVNTDRDDDYAGFVFGYQSSGRFYVVMWKQITQTYWEYKPSKAFGISGVSLKVVNSTTGTGENLRNALWHTGNTQGQVRTLWHDPKNIGWKDYTAYRWHLIHRPKTGFIRVVVYEGKQIMADSGPIYDKTFAGGRLGLFVFSQELVFFSDLKYECRDN, encoded by the exons atgaaactGTGGAGACATCTCTTCttgtttttatctgtgtttCATCAAGCAGCATCTCAAG ATGAAGAGCAGTTGGACGAGACATCATTTGACTTGTTTGAAATCAGTCATATCACACGGAAGACTCTGGGTGCCAAACAATTTCGGGGCCAAAATTTAGATGCCCCTGCCTACCGCTTCATCCGCTTTGACTTTCTGCCTCCAGTAGATCCCCCAATACTCAAACAAATACTGGAACAGATCCAGAACAATGAGGGCTTTGTCTTTGTGGCCAGTATGCGGCAGGATCACACCTCACGCGGCACTCTGGTGGCTCTGGAGGGTCCTGGTGGCAGGCGACAATTTGAGATCATATCCAATGGACCGGCCAACACTCTGGATCTAGTGTACTGGGTCGATGGCTCACAAAACGTGGTCTCATTCGAGGATGTGGACCTATCTGACTCTCAGTGGAAAAATATCACACTTCATATTCACGGGGAGAACGCAAACCTTTTTGTGGGCTGCAACCTGTTAGACAGCTTTGTCCTGGATGAGCCGTTCTATGAGCACCTGCGGGCTGAAGGGAGTCGCATGTATGTCGCAAAAGGATCCAACCGAGAAAACCACTTCAGG GGCCTTCTTCAAAGTGTGCGTTTCATCTTTGACACGCCGGTGGAAAGCATTCTCCAAAACAGAGGCTGTGAGGTCATAAAGCAAG ATGATCCTAACACTGTGAGAGAGAGCACAGAAGTGATAGACGTAAGGCCCTCCATCACCACCAACATCATAGGTCAGAAGACGGATGACCTTGGCTCAGATATGTGTGAACGCTCCTGTGAGGAACTTAGCACCATGTTCCACGAGCTCAAAGGACTGCGTGTTGTCGTCAGTAACCTCATCGACGGTTTGCAAAAAGTG ACAGAGGAGAACACAGTCATGAAGGAGGCCCTTGGGAGAATGAAAGAGACTAAGGAGAAAAACATGTGCTGGCAGGATGGTCGCCTGTTTGAAGATAAGGAAGACTGGGTTGTAGACAGCTGCACTAAATGTACCTGCCAG GAGTCCAAGATTGTGTGTCATCAAATAACATGTCCTCCAGTGGCCTGTGCAAGCCCGTCATTTGTTGATGGTGAATGCTGTCCTGTGTGCATGC CAAAGGATAGTGAAGATGGTTGGTCCCCCTGGTCTGAGTGGACAGAGTGCACAGTCACCTGTGGGATAGGAACTCAACAGAGGGGTCGGTCATGTGACGCTACCAGCAACCCCTGCAGTGGGCCTTCCATCCAGACTCGGAAGTGCAGCCTGGGCAAATGTGATAGTCGCG TTCGCCAAGACGGAGGGTGGAGTTTGTGGTCACCATGGTCGTCTTGCTCCGTGACGTGTGGGGAGGGACAAATCACCAGGATACGCCACTGCAATGCTCCTGTGCCACAGCTGGGGGGCACAGACTGTGAGGGCAGTGGAAGGGAGACTCAGAACTGCACTGCCACGCCATGTCCGA TTGATGGCGGATGGGGGCCGTGGTCTCCATGGGCTAGCTGTTCTGCAACCTGTGGAGGGGGCATAAAAAGTCGGACGCGCGAGTGCAACAGCCCTCAACCTCAGCACGGTGGCAAGAAGTGTCTTGGGGAAGCAAGTGACAGTGACAGTTGTAACAAGAAAGACTGTCCTATTG ATGGCTGCCTCTCTAACCCCTGTTTTGGTGGAGTGGACTGCAGCAGCTCTCCAGACGGCTCTTGGGAGTGTGGTCCATGCCCGGCTGGTTTTCGTGGAAATGGTACCCATTGTGAGGACATTAATGAG tGTGACATGGTGTCTGATGTTTGCTACAAAGTCAGTGGAACACAGCGCTGCGTCAACACAAATCCAGGTTTCCACTGCCTGCCCTGTCCAAAGCGATACAAGGGGACCCAGCCTTTCGGCATGGGTGTGGAATCGGCCAAGAGAAACAAACAA GTTTGTGAGCCAGAGAACCCATGCAAAGACAAAACTCACAGCTGTCACAAATTCGCCGAATGCATTTACATCAGCCATTTCAGTGACCCGATGTACAAGTGCGAGTGTCGAACTGGTTATGCCGGGGACGGCTTCATTTGCGGCGAAGACTCAGACTTGGATGGATGGCCCAATCAGAACCTTGTATGTGGAGCCAATACCACCTATAACTGCCAGAAG gataACTGTCCTGATTTACCAAATTCTGGACAAGAAGACTTTGACAGAGATGGTCAAGGAGATGCTTGTGATAAGGATGATGACAATGATGGAATCCTGGATGAAAGG GACAACTGCGCCCTTCTCTACAATCCACGTCAGTTTGACTTTGACAAAGATGAAGTGGGTGACCGCTGTGATAACTGTCCCTATGAACACAATCCGGCACAGATCGATACAGACCATAATGGAGAAGGAGACGCCTGTGCAGTGGACATTGATGGAGATG aTATTCATAATGACAATGACAACTGCCCCTATGTTTACAACACTGACCAGAAGGACACAGATATGGATGGAGTTGGTGACCAGTGTGACAACTGCCCATTGCTTCATAACCCTGACCAG TCAGACATAGACAATGACCTGGTTGGAGATCAGTGTGACAATAATCAGGACATTGATGAAGATGGCCACCAAAACAACTTGGATAACTGTCCATATGTGGCCAATGCCAACCAGGCTGACCATGACAAGGATGGCAAAGGAGACGCATGTGACTATGATGATGATAACGACGGGGTACCTGACGACAAAGATAATTGCAGACTTACACCCAACGCAGACCAGGTGGATTCTGATG GTGATGGAAGAGGGGATGCCTGCAAAGACGACTTTGACAACGACAGCATCCCAGATATCCTTGATGTTTGTCCGGAGAACAATGCCATCAGTGTGACAGATTTTAGGAAGTTCCAGATGGTCCACTTGGATCCAAAGGGAACCACTCAAATTGATCCCAACTGGGTGGTAAGACACCAAGGCAAAGAACTAGTTCAGACTGCCAACTCTGATCCAGGAATTGCAGTAG GTTTTGATGAATTCAACGCCGTGGACTTCAGTGGAACAATGTATGTAAACACAGACAGAGATGATGACTATGCTGGCTTTGTGTTCGGATACCAGTCGAGTGGGCGTTTCTATGTGGTGATGTGGAAGCAGATCACCCAGACCTACTGGGAGTACAAGCCATCCAAAGCTTTTGGCATCTCAGGTGTTTCGCTTAAGGTTGTCAACTCAACCACAGGCACTGGAGAAAACCTAAGAAATGCTTTATGGCACACAGGCAACACTCAAGGACAG GTGCGCACTCTGTGGCATGACCCAAAAAACATTGGTTGGAAGGATTACACAGCATACAGGTGGCATCTCATCCACAGACCAAAGACTGGTTTTATAAG GGTAGTGGTCTATGAGGGAAAACAGATCATGGCCGACTCGGGACCCATTTACGATAAGACATTTGCAGGAGGGAGGTTAGGCTTGTTTGTCTTTTCGCAGGAGCTGGTTTTCTTTTCCGACCTCAAATATGAATGCAGAG ACAACTGA